One window of the Oncorhynchus gorbuscha isolate QuinsamMale2020 ecotype Even-year linkage group LG17, OgorEven_v1.0, whole genome shotgun sequence genome contains the following:
- the rab3gap2 gene encoding rab3 GTPase-activating protein non-catalytic subunit isoform X3, with amino-acid sequence MSCCLLEFCRVQELKAVREFLFQNQQNNPSLGDKKSENELAWDDSDWGSWDNPEAKEDGSGTTTGVEEDSAAGSAPWLQDCVVSLSPCSDLMVVAKDHKAVFLSAKWRTDDGGREEMTLAVSWSGTLSTEEGESVSSVICIPLASQKRSSTGRPDWTCIVVGFSSGYVRFYTESGVLLLAQLLNEDPVLRLKCRTYEIPRHPGVTEQHEELSILYPAALVTIDGFSLFQSLRACRNQVARAAAGSEVVHPPPLAYKKWGLQDMDTIVDHSSVGIMTLCVFDQMKNASILGGFHASVKGSPPAMSQYITVGGGPYTGFYYAIEGSSQPLLSHVALAVASKLTSALFSAASGWLGWKKQSEEEPTQKQKPKVEPATPMAVRFGLPDSRRHGEFICLSPCNTLAGVTDDFGRVTLLDVGRGIAIRMWKGYRDAQLGWVQVSEGRGERESSPSAPLPRRHAQFLVIYAPRRGILEVWGTQQGPRVGAFTVGKHCRLLYAGYRLMGVNSVTSQGWLLHTQQVCLFDPATGALRTVTVPFHLALSDKKSERAKDMHLLKRLTTLLKSREVEPDILESEAQSVLLDIKHPAVKKQALESLLANKNAPVSCLTNITRVLLASLKGQDPEAVDEGLFQLCSSQLKLLQLYTDIQQLHSTGEATTDTHTEPTEVAGIAEELARVSPTLQRYAELTSGSRPSVSFALDSPDASLPVRSFLSQMECEGEEIRVVPGPNADWTQLGSFLFWGCLTGESPLQKVCNTLQKTGISPQQLLSLLLSVWLHREKEVLKKTEAVRHLHTLLTALSSMKGAVEESWDMQCVSPWWQQVRSACVQSHSSAAALLAAIVAHRAAKANITILAETKFQSEWEAVSLELEQWAVCVRQLEDVLALQTLLCVPPPQGTPGSATPHCSVKALLEGGRGGIADSVAKWVFRQDLAPERLKDMLQRRGEAESTEKSQEDAAFNRAAELLVSVCQRFPDSLSPDLLFAHCCWEYVVQWNKDPEEGRYLCWAVEHLKLVSSPHIQLGISSMMWNTFIVKCFSAAAFLIEKVGKAPKDRLCRRDVGMGDCAMTAFLGSCVQLLQILMEVRIKKDGWMHTVGQIKMFPCVAAQADSGVEEVTPPELCVEEVWGEAEGPASLAELALEQKGVHYPLVQHHYLLASLLHTAMTFSLRVKPLSLFDSKGKNAFFRELSSIQLMPSGDMDPGLVSLRQEFLLRVLTGWVTTQREAVEGPGSGSGDKTWPSLCLDLGLLLQVNPDILRRHLVCELYNQGLDPRAEQVMFEVEDKDVLGSQLLVLTGQRLSYSLLHTQTQTRPAMELLARLPPTLCTWLKAMDPSELGCPSVPLSQTSRLVSRLIEILPENHGQYSLALHLLEAVEDLQRED; translated from the exons ATGTCCTGCTGCCTGCTCGAGTTCTGCCGGGTCCAAGAACTCAAAGCAGTCCGGGAGTTCTTGTTCCAGAACCAGCAAAACAACCCTTCTTTGGGGGACAAGAAATCAG AGAATGAGCTGGCCTGGGACGACTCAGACTGGGGGTCATGGGATAACCCTGAGGCCAAAGAAGATGGCAGTGGCACCACCACG ggggtggaggaggacagTGCTGCAGGGAGTGCCCCTTGGCTGCAGGACTGTgtggtttctctgtctccctgctcAGACCTGATGGTCGTTGCCAAAGACCACAAGGCTGTGTTTCTCTCAG CGAAGTGGCGGACAGATGATGGCGGCCGAGAGGAGATGACCCTGGCTGTGTCCTGGAGTGGAACTCTCAGCacagaggaggg GGAGAGTGTGAGCAGTGTcatctgtatacctctggccagCCAGAAAAG gagtTCCACAGGTCGGCCAGACTGGACTTGTATTGTAGTGGGCTTCTCATCTGGTTATGTTCGCTTCTACACAGAG AGTGGGGTCCTACTCCTAGCCCAGCTGTTGAATGAGGATCCTGTCCTGAGGCTCAAGTGTCGCACCTACGAGATCCCCCGCCACCCTGGTGTCACCGAGCAG catGAGGAGCTGAGCATTCTTTACCCAGCAGCCCTGGTCACTATTGATGGCTTCAGTCTCTTTCAGTCTCTACGCGCCTGCAGAAACCAGGTGGCTCgag CGGCAGCAGGCAGTGAGGTggtccatcctcctcctctggcCTATAAGAAGTGGGGTCTACAGGATATGGACACCATCGTAGACCACAGCAGCGTGG GTATAATGAcgctgtgtgtgtttgaccagATGAAGAATGCGTCTATCCTGGGGGGTTTCCATGCCTCTGTGAAGGGCAGCCCCCCCGCCATGAGTCAGTACATAACTGTGGGGGGAGGACCCTACACAGGCTTCTACTATGCCATTGAG ggtagctcccagcctctcctctcccatgtGGCTCTTGCTGTGGCGAGCAAACTCACATCGGCCTTGTTCAGCGCCGCCAG TGGTTGGCTGGGCTGGAAGAAACAGAGTGAGGAGGAGCCAACTCAGAAACAGAAGCCCAAGGTGGAGCCGGCCACACCCATGGCAGTCAG GTTTGGTCTCCCAGACTCGCGGCGCCACGGGGAGTTCATCTGTCTGTCCCCCTGTAACACTCTGGCTGGGGTCACGGACGACTTCGGCAGGGTCACGCTGCTTGACGTGGGAAGAGGCATAGCTATCCGCATGTGGAAGG GATACCGGGATGCCCAGCTGGGTTGGGTACAGGTGTCTGAGGGGCGGGGCGAGCGCGAGTCCTCACCCTCTGCGCCCCTCCCTCGGCGCCACGCCCAGTTCCTGGTCATCTATGCACCCAGGAGAGGCATCCTGGAGGTGTGGGGCACACAGCAGGGGCCCAGAGTAGGAGCCTTCACTGTAGGGAAAcactgcag gtTGCTGTATGCAGGCTACCGGCTGATGGGGGTGAACAGTGTGACTAGTCAGGGCTGGCTGCTCCACACACAGCAGGTGTGTCTGTTTGACCCTGCTACTGGAGCGCTACGCACTGTCACTGTCCCCTTTCATCTGGCCCTCAG TGATAAGAAGAGTGAGAGGGCGAAGGACATGCACCTGCTGAAGAGactgaccacactactgaagagcAGAGAGGTGGAACCAG ATATCCTGGAGAGCGAGGCCCAGAGTGTACTGCTGGACATCAAACACCCTGCCGTTAagaaacag GCCCTGGAGTCTTTGCTTGCCAATAAGAATGCTCCAGTCTCCTGTCTGACCAACATCACCCGAGTCTTACTGGCCAGTCTCAAAGGGCAAG ACCCCGAGGCAGTAGATGAAGGGTTGTTCCAGTTGTGTTCCTCCCAGCTGAAACTGCTGCAGCTATACACAGACATCCAACAACTCCACTCTACTGGGGAggccaccacagacacacacactgaacct ACGGAGGTTGCAGGTATAGCGGAGGAGCTGGCCCGTGTCTCCCCTACCCTGCAGCGCTACGCAGAGCTCACATCCGGCTCCCGCCCCTCCGTCTCTTTCGCCCTGGACTCCCCCGACGCATCACTTCCTGTCCGGAGCTTCCTGTCCCAGATGgagtgtgagggagaggagatCAGAGTGGTGCCAGGGCCCAACGCAGACTGGACACAGCTTG GGAGCTTTCTGTTCTGGGGCTGTCTGACAGGAGAGAGCCCTCTACAGAAAGTCTGTAACACACTGCAGAAGACCGGCATCAGCCCACAGCAACTACtg TCTCTGCTGCTGAGTGTATGGCTGCACAGAGAGAAGGAAGTATTGAAAAAAACAGAGGCCGTTAGACACCTACACACACTGCTCACTGCCCTCAGCTCCATGAAAG GTGCGGTGGAGGAGTCGTGGGACATGCAGtgtgtctccccctggtggcagCAGGTGCGGTCTGCGTGTGTCCAGTCCCACAGTTCTGCTGCCGCCCTGTTGGCTGCAATAGTGGCTCACCGCGCTGCTAAAGCTAACATCACCATCCTGGCTGAAACCAag ttccaGTCGGAGTGGGAGGCGGTGTCGTTGGAGCTGGAGCAGTGGGCGGTGTGTGTGAGACAGCTGGAGGACGTGTTGGCCCTGCAGACACTGCTGTGTGTGCCTCCTCCTCAGGGAACACCAGGGAGCGCCACACCACACTGCTCAGTCAAAGCCCTCCTGGAGGGGGGCCGAG GTGGTATAGCAGACAGCGTGGCTAAGTGGGTGTTCAGGCAGGACTTGGCCCCTGAGCGGCTGAAGGACATGCTGCAGAGGAGGGGGGAGGCCGAGAGCACGGAGAAGAGCCAGGAGGATGCAGCCTTCAACAGGGCAGCAG AGCTGCTGGTGTCTGTGTGTCAGCGTTTCCCAGACTCCCTCTCTCCTGACCTGCTGTTTGCCCACTGCTGCTGGGAGTACGTGGTGCAGTGGAACAAAGACCCAGAG GAGGGGAGATATCTTTGTTGGGCGGTGGAACATCTGAAGCTAGTCTCAAGTCCTCACATCCAGCTGG gcATCTCTTCAATGATGTGGAACACGTTCATCGTTAAATGTTTCTCAGCTGCTGCTTTCCTTATAGAGAAG GTGGGGAAGGCCCCTAAGGACCGCCTGTGTCGACGG gatgTGGGAATGGGAGACTGTGCCATGACAGCATTCCTGGGCTCCTGTGTTCAGCTGCTACAGATTCTGATGGAGGTACGGATCAAAAAAGATGGATGGATGCATACAGTTGGGCAGATTAAAATGTTTCCCTGCGTTGCAGCACAG gcaGACTCGGGGGTAGAAGAGGTGACTCCTCCCgagctgtgtgtggaggaggtgtggggggaaGCAGAGGGTCCTGCCTCCCTAGCAGAGCTAGCCCTGGAGCAGAAGGGAGTTCACTACCCCCTTGTACAACACCACTATCTCCTGGCCTCTCTACTCCACACTGCTATGACCTTCAGTCTCAGGGTCAAACCACTCAGCCTGTTCGACAGCAAG GGTAAGAATGCCTTCTTTAGAGAGCTGTCGTCCATCCAGCTGATGCCCAGTGGAGACATGGACCCTGGCCTGGTCTCCCTCAGACAGGAGTTCCTGCTCAGGGTGCTGACAGGCTGGGTGACGACCCAGAGGGAGGCGGTGGAGGGCcctgggtctgggtcaggggacaAGACGtggccctctctgtgtctggacCTGGGACTCCTGCTGCAGGTCAACCCGGACATCCTGCGCAGACATCTGGTGTGTGAGCTGTACAACCAGGGCCTGGACCCCCGGGCAGAGCAG gtgATGTTTGAGGTGGAGGATAAGGACGTGTTGGGTTCCCAGCTGTTGGTTCTAACAGGCCAGAGGCTGAGCTACTCCCTGCTCcacacccagacccagacccgGCCCGCCATGGAGCTGCTGGCTCGCCTCCCCCCCACACTCTGCACCTGGCTCAAGGCTATG GACCCCAGTGAGCTGGGGTGCCCATCGGTGCCCCTGAGTCAGACCAGCAGGCTGGTGAGCCGCCTCATAGAGATCCTACCTGAGAACCACGGCCAGTACAGCCTGGCACTACACCTACTGGAGGCTGTGGAGGACCTGCAGAGAGAGGACTGA
- the rab3gap2 gene encoding rab3 GTPase-activating protein non-catalytic subunit isoform X4 yields MSCCLLEFCRVQELKAVREFLFQNQQNNPSLGDKKSENELAWDDSDWGSWDNPEAKEDGSGTTTGVEEDSAAGSAPWLQDCVVSLSPCSDLMVVAKDHKAVFLSAKWRTDDGGREEMTLAVSWSGTLSTEEGESVSSVICIPLASQKRSSTGRPDWTCIVVGFSSGYVRFYTESGVLLLAQLLNEDPVLRLKCRTYEIPRHPGVTEQHEELSILYPAALVTIDGFSLFQSLRACRNQVAREFARKDAAAAAGSEVVHPPPLAYKKWGLQDMDTIVDHSSVGIMTLCVFDQMKNASILGGFHASVKGSPPAMSQYITVGGGPYTGFYYAIEGSSQPLLSHVALAVASKLTSALFSAASGWLGWKKQSEEEPTQKQKPKVEPATPMAVRFGLPDSRRHGEFICLSPCNTLAGVTDDFGRVTLLDVGRGIAIRMWKGYRDAQLGWVQVSEGRGERESSPSAPLPRRHAQFLVIYAPRRGILEVWGTQQGPRVGAFTVGKHCRLLYAGYRLMGVNSVTSQGWLLHTQQVCLFDPATGALRTVTVPFHLALSDKKSERAKDMHLLKRLTTLLKSREVEPDILESEAQSVLLDIKHPAVKKQALESLLANKNAPVSCLTNITRVLLASLKGQDPEAVDEGLFQLCSSQLKLLQLYTDIQQLHSTGEATTDTHTEPTEVAGIAEELARVSPTLQRYAELTSGSRPSVSFALDSPDASLPVRSFLSQMECEGEEIRVVPGPNADWTQLGSFLFWGCLTGESPLQKVCNTLQKTGISPQQLLSLLLSVWLHREKEVLKKTEAVRHLHTLLTALSSMKGAVEESWDMQCVSPWWQQVRSACVQSHSSAAALLAAIVAHRAAKANITILAETKFQSEWEAVSLELEQWAVCVRQLEDVLALQTLLCVPPPQGTPGSATPHCSVKALLEGGRGGIADSVAKWVFRQDLAPERLKDMLQRRGEAESTEKSQEDAAFNRAAELLVSVCQRFPDSLSPDLLFAHCCWEYVVQWNKDPEEGRYLCWAVEHLKLVSSPHIQLGISSMMWNTFIVKCFSAAAFLIEKVGKAPKDRLCRRDVGMGDCAMTAFLGSCVQLLQILMEADSGVEEVTPPELCVEEVWGEAEGPASLAELALEQKGVHYPLVQHHYLLASLLHTAMTFSLRVKPLSLFDSKGKNAFFRELSSIQLMPSGDMDPGLVSLRQEFLLRVLTGWVTTQREAVEGPGSGSGDKTWPSLCLDLGLLLQVNPDILRRHLVCELYNQGLDPRAEQVMFEVEDKDVLGSQLLVLTGQRLSYSLLHTQTQTRPAMELLARLPPTLCTWLKAMDPSELGCPSVPLSQTSRLVSRLIEILPENHGQYSLALHLLEAVEDLQRED; encoded by the exons ATGTCCTGCTGCCTGCTCGAGTTCTGCCGGGTCCAAGAACTCAAAGCAGTCCGGGAGTTCTTGTTCCAGAACCAGCAAAACAACCCTTCTTTGGGGGACAAGAAATCAG AGAATGAGCTGGCCTGGGACGACTCAGACTGGGGGTCATGGGATAACCCTGAGGCCAAAGAAGATGGCAGTGGCACCACCACG ggggtggaggaggacagTGCTGCAGGGAGTGCCCCTTGGCTGCAGGACTGTgtggtttctctgtctccctgctcAGACCTGATGGTCGTTGCCAAAGACCACAAGGCTGTGTTTCTCTCAG CGAAGTGGCGGACAGATGATGGCGGCCGAGAGGAGATGACCCTGGCTGTGTCCTGGAGTGGAACTCTCAGCacagaggaggg GGAGAGTGTGAGCAGTGTcatctgtatacctctggccagCCAGAAAAG gagtTCCACAGGTCGGCCAGACTGGACTTGTATTGTAGTGGGCTTCTCATCTGGTTATGTTCGCTTCTACACAGAG AGTGGGGTCCTACTCCTAGCCCAGCTGTTGAATGAGGATCCTGTCCTGAGGCTCAAGTGTCGCACCTACGAGATCCCCCGCCACCCTGGTGTCACCGAGCAG catGAGGAGCTGAGCATTCTTTACCCAGCAGCCCTGGTCACTATTGATGGCTTCAGTCTCTTTCAGTCTCTACGCGCCTGCAGAAACCAGGTGGCTCgag AGTTCGCCAGAAAGGATGCAG CAGCGGCAGCAGGCAGTGAGGTggtccatcctcctcctctggcCTATAAGAAGTGGGGTCTACAGGATATGGACACCATCGTAGACCACAGCAGCGTGG GTATAATGAcgctgtgtgtgtttgaccagATGAAGAATGCGTCTATCCTGGGGGGTTTCCATGCCTCTGTGAAGGGCAGCCCCCCCGCCATGAGTCAGTACATAACTGTGGGGGGAGGACCCTACACAGGCTTCTACTATGCCATTGAG ggtagctcccagcctctcctctcccatgtGGCTCTTGCTGTGGCGAGCAAACTCACATCGGCCTTGTTCAGCGCCGCCAG TGGTTGGCTGGGCTGGAAGAAACAGAGTGAGGAGGAGCCAACTCAGAAACAGAAGCCCAAGGTGGAGCCGGCCACACCCATGGCAGTCAG GTTTGGTCTCCCAGACTCGCGGCGCCACGGGGAGTTCATCTGTCTGTCCCCCTGTAACACTCTGGCTGGGGTCACGGACGACTTCGGCAGGGTCACGCTGCTTGACGTGGGAAGAGGCATAGCTATCCGCATGTGGAAGG GATACCGGGATGCCCAGCTGGGTTGGGTACAGGTGTCTGAGGGGCGGGGCGAGCGCGAGTCCTCACCCTCTGCGCCCCTCCCTCGGCGCCACGCCCAGTTCCTGGTCATCTATGCACCCAGGAGAGGCATCCTGGAGGTGTGGGGCACACAGCAGGGGCCCAGAGTAGGAGCCTTCACTGTAGGGAAAcactgcag gtTGCTGTATGCAGGCTACCGGCTGATGGGGGTGAACAGTGTGACTAGTCAGGGCTGGCTGCTCCACACACAGCAGGTGTGTCTGTTTGACCCTGCTACTGGAGCGCTACGCACTGTCACTGTCCCCTTTCATCTGGCCCTCAG TGATAAGAAGAGTGAGAGGGCGAAGGACATGCACCTGCTGAAGAGactgaccacactactgaagagcAGAGAGGTGGAACCAG ATATCCTGGAGAGCGAGGCCCAGAGTGTACTGCTGGACATCAAACACCCTGCCGTTAagaaacag GCCCTGGAGTCTTTGCTTGCCAATAAGAATGCTCCAGTCTCCTGTCTGACCAACATCACCCGAGTCTTACTGGCCAGTCTCAAAGGGCAAG ACCCCGAGGCAGTAGATGAAGGGTTGTTCCAGTTGTGTTCCTCCCAGCTGAAACTGCTGCAGCTATACACAGACATCCAACAACTCCACTCTACTGGGGAggccaccacagacacacacactgaacct ACGGAGGTTGCAGGTATAGCGGAGGAGCTGGCCCGTGTCTCCCCTACCCTGCAGCGCTACGCAGAGCTCACATCCGGCTCCCGCCCCTCCGTCTCTTTCGCCCTGGACTCCCCCGACGCATCACTTCCTGTCCGGAGCTTCCTGTCCCAGATGgagtgtgagggagaggagatCAGAGTGGTGCCAGGGCCCAACGCAGACTGGACACAGCTTG GGAGCTTTCTGTTCTGGGGCTGTCTGACAGGAGAGAGCCCTCTACAGAAAGTCTGTAACACACTGCAGAAGACCGGCATCAGCCCACAGCAACTACtg TCTCTGCTGCTGAGTGTATGGCTGCACAGAGAGAAGGAAGTATTGAAAAAAACAGAGGCCGTTAGACACCTACACACACTGCTCACTGCCCTCAGCTCCATGAAAG GTGCGGTGGAGGAGTCGTGGGACATGCAGtgtgtctccccctggtggcagCAGGTGCGGTCTGCGTGTGTCCAGTCCCACAGTTCTGCTGCCGCCCTGTTGGCTGCAATAGTGGCTCACCGCGCTGCTAAAGCTAACATCACCATCCTGGCTGAAACCAag ttccaGTCGGAGTGGGAGGCGGTGTCGTTGGAGCTGGAGCAGTGGGCGGTGTGTGTGAGACAGCTGGAGGACGTGTTGGCCCTGCAGACACTGCTGTGTGTGCCTCCTCCTCAGGGAACACCAGGGAGCGCCACACCACACTGCTCAGTCAAAGCCCTCCTGGAGGGGGGCCGAG GTGGTATAGCAGACAGCGTGGCTAAGTGGGTGTTCAGGCAGGACTTGGCCCCTGAGCGGCTGAAGGACATGCTGCAGAGGAGGGGGGAGGCCGAGAGCACGGAGAAGAGCCAGGAGGATGCAGCCTTCAACAGGGCAGCAG AGCTGCTGGTGTCTGTGTGTCAGCGTTTCCCAGACTCCCTCTCTCCTGACCTGCTGTTTGCCCACTGCTGCTGGGAGTACGTGGTGCAGTGGAACAAAGACCCAGAG GAGGGGAGATATCTTTGTTGGGCGGTGGAACATCTGAAGCTAGTCTCAAGTCCTCACATCCAGCTGG gcATCTCTTCAATGATGTGGAACACGTTCATCGTTAAATGTTTCTCAGCTGCTGCTTTCCTTATAGAGAAG GTGGGGAAGGCCCCTAAGGACCGCCTGTGTCGACGG gatgTGGGAATGGGAGACTGTGCCATGACAGCATTCCTGGGCTCCTGTGTTCAGCTGCTACAGATTCTGATGGAG gcaGACTCGGGGGTAGAAGAGGTGACTCCTCCCgagctgtgtgtggaggaggtgtggggggaaGCAGAGGGTCCTGCCTCCCTAGCAGAGCTAGCCCTGGAGCAGAAGGGAGTTCACTACCCCCTTGTACAACACCACTATCTCCTGGCCTCTCTACTCCACACTGCTATGACCTTCAGTCTCAGGGTCAAACCACTCAGCCTGTTCGACAGCAAG GGTAAGAATGCCTTCTTTAGAGAGCTGTCGTCCATCCAGCTGATGCCCAGTGGAGACATGGACCCTGGCCTGGTCTCCCTCAGACAGGAGTTCCTGCTCAGGGTGCTGACAGGCTGGGTGACGACCCAGAGGGAGGCGGTGGAGGGCcctgggtctgggtcaggggacaAGACGtggccctctctgtgtctggacCTGGGACTCCTGCTGCAGGTCAACCCGGACATCCTGCGCAGACATCTGGTGTGTGAGCTGTACAACCAGGGCCTGGACCCCCGGGCAGAGCAG gtgATGTTTGAGGTGGAGGATAAGGACGTGTTGGGTTCCCAGCTGTTGGTTCTAACAGGCCAGAGGCTGAGCTACTCCCTGCTCcacacccagacccagacccgGCCCGCCATGGAGCTGCTGGCTCGCCTCCCCCCCACACTCTGCACCTGGCTCAAGGCTATG GACCCCAGTGAGCTGGGGTGCCCATCGGTGCCCCTGAGTCAGACCAGCAGGCTGGTGAGCCGCCTCATAGAGATCCTACCTGAGAACCACGGCCAGTACAGCCTGGCACTACACCTACTGGAGGCTGTGGAGGACCTGCAGAGAGAGGACTGA